A single window of Brevundimonas naejangsanensis DNA harbors:
- the mltG gene encoding endolytic transglycosylase MltG: MAKAPSRRTPKVRIPKSRVPKKGSGGGGGRSRPKTGLGVGLITAAGTLGLFLVAALVAFWAIYWGPGPRAAQGEATIVTLPSGAGVPAIAANLKSAGVIRSTDLFRAAVSLTGADRKIRAGEYEVPSGASLATVVGLLVDGKSVRHYVTLPEGWSSAQAVDILMKQPVLTGEVEVPPEGSLWPETYEVTRGETRAAVVARMQRAAKTKLETLWAARSPATVVTTPEEAVILASIVEKETGIASERPQVAAVFTNRLRLGMRLESDPTIVYGVTKGRPLGRGILLSELRKPTPWNTYLIDGLPPTPIANPGEEALKAVLNPPRSEYIFFVADGTGGHVFARTYQEHLLNVARWREIERRKAGLAPGQGAPETSPAPMTDEAAPAIAIPPGAKVIRVPTEAGR, translated from the coding sequence TTGGCCAAGGCTCCGTCCCGCCGCACCCCCAAGGTTCGCATTCCCAAGTCGCGCGTTCCGAAAAAGGGAAGCGGGGGCGGAGGCGGTCGTTCCCGCCCCAAGACAGGATTGGGCGTCGGCCTGATCACCGCCGCCGGGACGCTGGGCCTGTTTCTGGTCGCGGCGCTGGTGGCGTTCTGGGCCATCTACTGGGGGCCGGGACCGAGGGCGGCGCAAGGGGAGGCGACCATCGTCACCCTGCCGTCCGGGGCGGGCGTGCCTGCCATTGCGGCCAATCTGAAATCGGCGGGGGTGATCCGCTCGACCGACCTGTTCCGTGCGGCGGTCAGCCTGACCGGCGCCGACCGCAAGATCCGCGCGGGCGAATATGAGGTGCCGTCGGGCGCCTCTCTGGCGACGGTGGTGGGCCTGCTGGTCGACGGCAAGTCGGTGCGCCACTACGTGACCCTGCCGGAAGGCTGGTCGAGCGCCCAGGCGGTCGACATCCTGATGAAGCAGCCGGTCCTGACCGGCGAGGTCGAGGTTCCGCCCGAGGGCAGCCTGTGGCCCGAGACCTATGAAGTCACGCGCGGCGAAACCCGCGCCGCCGTGGTCGCCCGGATGCAGCGCGCCGCCAAGACCAAGCTGGAGACCCTGTGGGCCGCCCGCTCGCCCGCCACGGTGGTGACGACGCCCGAAGAGGCGGTCATTCTGGCCTCCATCGTCGAGAAGGAGACGGGCATCGCCTCCGAACGGCCCCAGGTGGCGGCCGTCTTCACCAACCGGCTGCGGCTGGGGATGCGGCTGGAGAGCGACCCGACCATCGTTTACGGCGTGACCAAGGGGCGGCCGCTGGGGCGGGGCATCCTGCTGTCGGAGCTGCGCAAGCCGACGCCGTGGAACACCTATTTGATCGACGGCCTGCCGCCGACGCCCATCGCCAATCCGGGCGAAGAGGCGCTGAAGGCCGTGCTGAACCCGCCGCGTTCGGAATACATCTTCTTCGTCGCTGACGGCACGGGCGGCCACGTCTTCGCCCGCACCTATCAGGAGCATCTGCTGAACGTGGCCCGCTGGCGCGAGATCGAGCGGCGCAAGGCCGGCCTGGCGCCGGGCCAAGGCGCGCCGGAAACCTCGCCCGCGCCGATGACGGACGAGGCCGCCCCGGCCATCGCCATCCCGCCCGGCGCCAAGGTCATTCGCGTGCCGACGGAGGCCGGACGATGA
- the fabF gene encoding beta-ketoacyl-ACP synthase II — MRRVVITGLGLVTPLGTGVEHVWKGILEGRSGIRPITAFDTEGYGCTIAGEVPSVDGRGGGEPGQPGVFDPDQVMSAKDRKRVDDFILYAIAAADEALADANWKPESEDDKEATGVMVGSGIGGLGPIADTAIILKEQGVRRVSPFFIPSALINLASGQISIRHGLKGPNHSVVTACATGAHAIGDAARMIALGDADVMVAGGAESSVVPIGIAGFLACKALCTAYNDTPEKASRPYDRGHAGFVMGEGAGVMVLEEYEHAKARGAKIYAEVVGYGMSGDAYHITAPSEDGDGGLRAMKAALKRAGMQPSDLDYVNAHGTSTMADWIELKAVERLVGDHAKDLAVSSTKSMTGHLLGAAGAIESIFSVLAIRDQMAPPTINLDDPEMETPIDLVPHKGKARKIDVAMSNSFGFGGTNASVIFKKVD; from the coding sequence ATGCGCCGCGTCGTCATCACGGGCCTCGGCCTGGTCACGCCTCTGGGCACGGGCGTCGAGCACGTCTGGAAGGGCATCCTGGAAGGCCGCTCGGGCATCCGTCCGATCACCGCCTTCGACACCGAGGGCTACGGCTGCACCATCGCGGGCGAGGTGCCCAGCGTCGACGGGCGCGGCGGCGGCGAGCCTGGTCAGCCGGGCGTCTTTGATCCTGATCAGGTGATGTCCGCCAAGGACCGCAAGCGCGTGGACGACTTCATCCTGTACGCCATCGCCGCCGCCGACGAGGCGTTGGCCGATGCGAACTGGAAGCCGGAATCCGAAGACGACAAGGAAGCGACCGGCGTCATGGTCGGTTCGGGCATCGGCGGCCTTGGCCCCATCGCGGACACGGCCATCATCCTGAAGGAACAGGGCGTCCGCCGCGTCAGCCCCTTCTTCATCCCCTCGGCCCTGATCAACCTGGCGTCGGGCCAGATTTCGATCCGCCACGGCCTGAAGGGACCGAACCACTCGGTCGTCACCGCCTGCGCCACCGGCGCCCACGCCATCGGCGACGCGGCCCGGATGATCGCCCTGGGCGACGCGGACGTCATGGTGGCGGGCGGGGCCGAAAGCTCGGTCGTGCCGATCGGCATCGCCGGCTTCCTGGCCTGCAAGGCCCTGTGCACCGCCTATAACGACACGCCGGAGAAGGCCTCGCGCCCCTATGACCGGGGTCATGCGGGCTTCGTCATGGGCGAGGGCGCGGGCGTCATGGTTCTGGAGGAATACGAACACGCCAAGGCGCGCGGGGCCAAGATCTACGCCGAGGTCGTCGGCTACGGCATGAGCGGCGACGCCTATCACATCACCGCCCCGTCGGAAGACGGCGATGGCGGCCTGCGGGCCATGAAGGCGGCGCTGAAGCGCGCCGGCATGCAGCCGTCCGACCTGGACTACGTCAACGCCCACGGCACCTCGACCATGGCCGACTGGATCGAGCTGAAGGCCGTCGAGCGGCTGGTCGGCGACCACGCCAAGGACCTGGCCGTGTCTTCGACCAAGTCGATGACGGGGCACCTGCTGGGCGCCGCCGGGGCGATCGAGAGCATCTTCTCGGTCCTGGCCATCCGCGACCAGATGGCGCCGCCGACCATCAACCTGGACGATCCGGAGATGGAGACGCCGATCGACCTGGTCCCGCACAAGGGCAAGGCCAGGAAGATCGATGTCGCCATGTCCAACAGCTTCGGCTTCGGCGGCACCAACGCCTCTGTGATCTTCAAGAAGGTCGACTGA
- a CDS encoding acyl carrier protein, with the protein MSDTLERVRKIVIDHLDADPDKVTEKASFIDDLGADSLDNVELVMAFEEEFDVEIPDDAAEHIQTVGDAVKFIDEKLAA; encoded by the coding sequence ATGTCCGACACCCTCGAACGCGTCCGCAAGATCGTGATCGACCACCTGGACGCCGATCCGGACAAGGTCACCGAGAAGGCTTCCTTCATCGACGACCTGGGCGCTGACTCGCTCGACAACGTCGAACTGGTCATGGCCTTCGAAGAAGAATTCGACGTCGAAATCCCGGATGACGCCGCTGAGCACATCCAGACCGTCGGCGACGCGGTGAAGTTCATCGACGAGAAGCTGGCCGCCTGA
- the fabG gene encoding 3-oxoacyl-[acyl-carrier-protein] reductase — protein sequence MFNLSGKTALVTGATGGIGGAIARALHAQGATVVLSGTREAVLADLAKELGERAFFAAANLSDAESVDGLVARAEEAAGAPLDILVANAGITKDGLLMRMKDEDFQSVIQINLESYFRLTRAAVKGMMKRRSGRIIGITSVVGVTGNPGQTNYCASKAGMIGFSKSLAQEVGSRGITVNCIAPGFIASPMTDVLNDQQREAILTKIPAGRLGEGDEIASAAVYLASDEAGYVTGQTLHVNGGMAMI from the coding sequence ATGTTCAATCTTTCGGGAAAGACCGCCCTCGTGACCGGCGCGACCGGCGGCATCGGCGGGGCCATCGCCCGCGCCCTGCACGCGCAAGGCGCGACCGTCGTCCTGTCCGGCACGCGCGAAGCCGTGCTGGCTGATTTGGCCAAGGAGCTGGGCGAGCGCGCCTTCTTCGCCGCCGCCAACCTGTCGGACGCGGAATCGGTCGACGGTCTGGTCGCGCGCGCCGAGGAAGCCGCCGGCGCGCCGCTGGACATCCTGGTCGCCAACGCCGGCATCACCAAGGACGGCCTGCTGATGCGGATGAAGGACGAGGACTTCCAGTCCGTCATCCAGATCAACCTCGAGAGCTATTTCCGCCTGACCCGCGCGGCGGTGAAGGGGATGATGAAGCGCCGTTCGGGCCGCATCATCGGCATCACCTCGGTGGTCGGCGTCACCGGCAACCCCGGCCAGACCAACTATTGCGCCTCCAAGGCCGGGATGATCGGCTTTTCCAAGTCGCTGGCTCAGGAAGTCGGCTCGCGCGGGATCACGGTCAACTGCATCGCGCCGGGCTTCATCGCCTCGCCGATGACCGACGTGCTGAACGACCAGCAGCGCGAGGCCATCCTGACCAAGATTCCGGCCGGGCGCCTGGGCGAAGGCGACGAAATCGCCTCGGCCGCCGTCTATCTGGCGTCGGATGAAGCGGGCTATGTGACGGGCCAGACGCTGCACGTTAACGGCGGCATGGCGATGATTTGA
- the fabD gene encoding ACP S-malonyltransferase, giving the protein MSLALLFPGQGSQSVGMGVALSEAFASAREVFAEVDDALNQKLFELMREGPDDQLTLTENAQPALMAVSVATARVLKVEFGVDVARAAFVAGHSLGEYSALAAAGAISLSDTARLLKLRGQAMQRAVPVGKGAMASLIGPKTDLALAEEAAKAGSAAGVCVVANDNNKGNVVISGDKAAVDLAIEKAKELGARAIPLNVSAPFHCPLMQPAADEMAAALADAKIVAPVVPVVANVTARPETDAEVIRRLLVEQVTGRVRWRESMEWMATEGGVTRFVEVGSGKVLTGMAKRIAPNAEALALNTAEELEAFAKSI; this is encoded by the coding sequence ATGAGCCTCGCGCTTCTCTTTCCCGGTCAGGGCAGCCAGTCGGTGGGCATGGGCGTCGCCCTGTCGGAGGCCTTCGCCAGCGCGCGCGAGGTCTTCGCCGAGGTGGACGACGCCCTGAACCAGAAGCTGTTCGAGCTGATGCGCGAAGGGCCGGACGATCAGCTGACCCTGACCGAGAACGCCCAGCCGGCCCTGATGGCCGTGTCGGTCGCTACGGCGCGGGTGCTGAAGGTCGAGTTCGGCGTCGACGTGGCGCGCGCCGCCTTTGTCGCCGGTCACTCGCTGGGCGAATATTCGGCCCTGGCGGCGGCGGGCGCGATCAGCCTGTCGGACACCGCCCGCCTGCTGAAGCTGCGCGGTCAGGCCATGCAGCGCGCCGTGCCGGTGGGCAAGGGCGCGATGGCTTCGCTGATCGGCCCCAAGACCGATCTGGCGTTGGCTGAAGAGGCCGCCAAGGCCGGTTCGGCGGCGGGCGTCTGCGTCGTCGCCAACGACAACAACAAGGGCAATGTCGTCATCTCGGGCGACAAGGCCGCTGTCGATCTGGCCATCGAGAAAGCCAAGGAGCTGGGCGCGCGCGCCATTCCGCTGAACGTCTCGGCGCCCTTCCACTGCCCGCTGATGCAGCCCGCCGCCGACGAGATGGCCGCCGCTCTGGCCGACGCGAAGATCGTGGCGCCCGTCGTGCCGGTGGTCGCCAACGTCACCGCTCGCCCGGAAACCGACGCCGAGGTCATCCGCCGCCTGCTGGTCGAGCAGGTCACGGGCCGCGTACGCTGGCGCGAGAGCATGGAGTGGATGGCGACTGAAGGCGGCGTGACCCGCTTCGTCGAGGTCGGCTCGGGCAAGGTGCTGACCGGCATGGCCAAGCGCATCGCCCCCAACGCCGAGGCCCTGGCGCTGAACACGGCCGAAGAGCTGGAAGCCTTCGCGAAATCCATCTGA
- the rpsF gene encoding 30S ribosomal protein S6 gives MALYEHTVMTRQDISAQQAEALNDTIKALIEEGGGSVAKIEYWGLRNLTYRVKKNRKAHYSLMAVDCPPAAMAEVERQLSINEDVLRWLTIRVEELDLELSPLLARRERERDRSAPRGEDAAASE, from the coding sequence ATGGCTCTTTACGAGCACACGGTCATGACGCGCCAGGATATCTCGGCGCAACAGGCCGAAGCGCTGAACGACACCATCAAGGCTCTGATCGAAGAAGGCGGCGGTTCCGTCGCCAAGATCGAGTACTGGGGTCTGCGCAACCTGACCTACCGGGTCAAGAAGAACCGCAAGGCTCACTATTCGCTGATGGCCGTCGACTGCCCGCCGGCCGCCATGGCCGAAGTCGAGCGCCAGCTGTCGATCAACGAAGACGTGCTGCGCTGGCTGACCATCCGCGTCGAGGAACTCGACCTGGAGCTGTCGCCCCTGCTGGCTCGCCGCGAACGCGAGCGTGACCGCAGCGCCCCGCGCGGCGAAGACGCCGCGGCTTCGGAATAA
- the rpsR gene encoding 30S ribosomal protein S18: MTDTTAPIPGAPAGSGPARRPFYRRRKVCPFSGANAPKIDYKDVKLLQRYVSERGKIVPSRITAVSAKKQRELAKAIKRARYLALLPYVVK; the protein is encoded by the coding sequence ATGACCGATACGACTGCCCCCATCCCGGGCGCTCCGGCCGGCTCCGGCCCGGCCCGTCGCCCCTTCTATCGTCGCCGCAAGGTGTGCCCGTTCTCGGGCGCCAACGCGCCGAAGATCGACTACAAGGACGTGAAGCTGCTGCAGCGTTACGTCTCCGAACGCGGCAAGATCGTGCCCTCGCGCATCACCGCCGTTTCCGCCAAGAAGCAACGCGAACTGGCCAAGGCCATCAAGCGCGCCCGCTACCTGGCCCTCCTGCCGTACGTGGTGAAGTAA
- the rplI gene encoding 50S ribosomal protein L9: MKVVLLERVENLGAIGDVVTVKDGFARNYLLPRDKARRATEANLKAFEIERVAIEQRNEKNKADAQKIADKIDGQSYVMIRQAGETGQLYGSVAGRDVAEAVRAEGGKVERSQVVLNTAIKTLGVHEVLVRLHPEVSATVKINIARSADEAERQAKGEDVIRSQFDDERQAADQAAQELLEGGAGQQEGFGDEA, from the coding sequence ATGAAGGTCGTTCTGCTGGAACGCGTCGAGAACCTCGGCGCCATCGGCGACGTCGTCACCGTCAAGGACGGCTTCGCCCGTAACTACCTTCTGCCGCGCGACAAGGCTCGTCGCGCCACCGAAGCCAACCTGAAGGCCTTCGAAATCGAGCGCGTCGCCATCGAGCAGCGCAACGAGAAGAACAAGGCCGACGCTCAGAAGATCGCCGACAAGATCGACGGTCAGAGCTACGTCATGATCCGTCAGGCTGGCGAAACCGGCCAGCTGTACGGCTCGGTCGCCGGCCGGGACGTCGCTGAGGCCGTTCGCGCCGAAGGCGGCAAGGTCGAGCGTTCGCAGGTCGTGCTGAACACGGCGATCAAGACGCTGGGCGTCCACGAGGTGCTGGTCCGCCTGCACCCCGAGGTCTCGGCCACCGTCAAGATCAACATCGCCCGTTCGGCCGACGAAGCCGAGCGTCAGGCCAAGGGCGAGGACGTGATCCGCAGCCAGTTCGACGACGAGCGTCAAGCTGCTGATCAGGCCGCTCAGGAGCTGCTGGAAGGCGGCGCCGGCCAACAGGAAGGCTTCGGCGACGAAGCCTGA
- a CDS encoding TonB-dependent receptor plug domain-containing protein, with protein sequence MPIASFRRPALLAAASGAVLLVAGAGAAQAQNAPGSATSVDDIVVTGTRVANRSRLDTVAPVDVVTAEALEQRGTTELAAQLAATVPALNFPRPSATDGTDSIRPATLRGQGPDQTLVLVNGLRRHQTALVNLNGSVGRGSSAVDLNAIPSTAVERIEVLRDGAAAQYGSDAIAGVINLRLREAREGGGASVTYGSYVTDFTGFYGREGDIRDGDTVTVSAWQGFGLGQDGFLTASVEYRDRDSTNRSDINPTLGRVTGGQGDAAVEDLSAYLNAGLPLGNGWEAYGWAGYQQRDASAAAFYRTPTDNAQNPDYGSGRKYPNGYLPYILTDTTDWTAAGGLRGEAGGWAIDVNLGYGSNKIEFGAENTMNPTYGINGQTSFDAGSLEYGQLVFGADAARQFDLGWAGPLNVAVGLEARRETYKIGAGEEASYARGPVLTAGGTALSWGSRGFTGFTPSNEIDEDRSNVGVYLDLEGEVVENLTLSGALRYENYSDFGDNVSGKIAGRYDFNPHFAIRGALSTGFRAPSLQQQYYTQTAVLYINNVPYETGTYPSVSDVGLALGGTALEAETSVNYSLGFVVRNGPFELTADAYRIDIDDRIILSETLTGSNTAAPGSNAKTIFDLLAPYGATAARFFINGVDTETTGLDVVARYRAETSVGHRLDFTLAGNVNDFKVTKTPMTQTGVLPTPTSLFGRQAVTRFEEGTPPWKVVFQTDWEAQRLGGTFRLTGYGDVLAAGATEATDLQLGDALVADVEARYRFNDRVTVSVGADNILDQYPRQSLRENNTTSAFPFSNFSPYGFNGRFVYGRLAVKW encoded by the coding sequence ATGCCCATCGCCTCGTTCCGTCGCCCCGCCCTTTTGGCCGCCGCGTCCGGCGCCGTCCTTCTGGTCGCCGGCGCGGGCGCCGCACAGGCCCAGAACGCGCCCGGCAGCGCCACCTCGGTGGACGACATCGTGGTCACCGGCACCCGCGTCGCCAACCGCTCCCGCCTGGACACGGTCGCGCCTGTCGATGTCGTCACCGCCGAGGCGCTGGAACAGCGCGGCACCACCGAACTGGCGGCCCAGTTGGCGGCGACGGTTCCGGCCCTGAACTTCCCCCGCCCGTCGGCGACCGACGGCACGGACTCCATCCGCCCGGCCACCCTGCGCGGTCAGGGTCCCGACCAGACCCTGGTCCTGGTCAACGGCCTGCGTCGTCACCAGACCGCCCTGGTCAACCTGAACGGCTCGGTCGGGCGCGGCTCGTCCGCCGTCGATCTCAACGCCATTCCGTCCACGGCTGTCGAGCGGATCGAGGTCCTGCGCGACGGCGCTGCGGCCCAATACGGCTCGGACGCCATCGCCGGGGTCATCAACCTGCGCCTGCGCGAGGCCCGCGAAGGCGGCGGCGCCAGCGTGACCTACGGCTCCTATGTCACCGACTTCACCGGCTTCTATGGCCGCGAAGGGGACATCCGCGACGGCGACACCGTCACCGTCTCGGCCTGGCAGGGCTTCGGCCTGGGTCAGGACGGCTTCCTGACCGCCTCGGTGGAATACCGCGACCGCGACAGCACGAACCGCTCCGACATCAACCCCACGCTGGGTCGCGTCACCGGCGGCCAGGGCGACGCGGCGGTCGAGGATCTCTCGGCCTATCTGAATGCAGGCCTGCCGCTGGGCAATGGCTGGGAGGCCTACGGCTGGGCCGGGTATCAACAGCGCGACGCCTCGGCGGCCGCCTTCTACCGCACCCCCACCGACAACGCCCAGAACCCGGACTACGGCTCCGGGCGCAAATATCCGAACGGCTACCTGCCCTACATCCTGACCGACACCACCGACTGGACCGCCGCAGGCGGCCTGCGCGGCGAAGCGGGGGGCTGGGCCATCGACGTCAACCTGGGCTACGGCTCGAACAAGATCGAGTTCGGCGCCGAAAACACCATGAACCCGACTTATGGGATCAACGGCCAGACCTCGTTCGACGCCGGTTCGCTGGAATACGGCCAACTGGTGTTCGGCGCCGACGCCGCGCGCCAGTTCGATCTGGGCTGGGCCGGTCCGCTGAACGTCGCTGTCGGTCTGGAAGCGCGCCGCGAAACCTACAAGATCGGCGCGGGCGAAGAAGCCTCCTATGCCCGCGGCCCGGTCCTGACGGCCGGCGGCACGGCCCTGAGCTGGGGCTCGCGCGGCTTCACCGGCTTCACGCCCAGCAATGAAATCGACGAGGACCGCAGCAACGTCGGCGTCTATCTGGATCTGGAAGGCGAGGTCGTCGAAAACCTGACCCTGTCCGGCGCCCTGCGTTACGAGAACTATTCGGACTTCGGCGACAACGTCTCGGGCAAGATCGCCGGCCGCTACGACTTCAACCCGCACTTCGCCATCCGGGGCGCCCTGTCGACAGGCTTCCGCGCGCCCAGCCTGCAACAGCAGTATTACACCCAGACCGCCGTCCTCTACATCAACAACGTCCCCTATGAGACCGGCACCTATCCCTCTGTCAGCGACGTGGGTCTGGCGCTGGGCGGCACGGCGCTGGAGGCCGAAACCTCGGTCAACTATTCGCTGGGCTTCGTCGTGCGCAACGGCCCGTTCGAGCTGACGGCCGACGCCTACCGCATCGACATCGACGACCGGATCATCCTGTCCGAGACCCTGACCGGCAGCAACACCGCTGCGCCGGGGAGCAACGCCAAGACCATCTTCGACCTGTTGGCCCCCTATGGCGCCACGGCGGCGCGCTTCTTCATCAACGGGGTCGACACCGAGACGACCGGCCTGGATGTCGTGGCCCGTTATCGCGCCGAAACCTCGGTCGGCCACCGCCTGGACTTCACGCTGGCGGGCAACGTCAACGACTTCAAGGTGACCAAGACGCCGATGACGCAGACGGGCGTCCTGCCGACGCCGACCTCCCTGTTCGGGCGTCAGGCGGTCACCCGTTTCGAAGAAGGCACGCCGCCGTGGAAGGTCGTCTTCCAGACCGACTGGGAGGCGCAACGTCTGGGCGGCACCTTCCGCCTGACCGGCTATGGCGACGTTCTGGCCGCCGGCGCGACCGAAGCCACCGACCTGCAACTGGGCGACGCCCTGGTGGCCGATGTCGAGGCCCGCTACCGCTTCAATGATCGCGTCACCGTTTCGGTCGGCGCCGACAACATCCTGGACCAGTATCCGCGCCAGAGCCTGCGGGAGAACAATACCACCAGCGCCTTCCCCTTCTCCAACTTCTCGCCGTACGGCTTCAACGGCCGCTTCGTTTACGGGCGACTGGCGGTGAAGTGGTGA
- a CDS encoding replicative DNA helicase yields the protein MNAFAPLPYDSAHDPVQVSSMPHNLEAEQALLGSLMFDNAVFERLSDRLRGSHFYEPFHQRLFDAIEDHIRQGLLAEPTILMERFKQDPAFQEFGGLRYLADLVDRAPPAANAPDYARVVYDLALRRELIRIGGEIIKEAPNPETPADEQIEQAEQTLYSLAETGKPSSGFVSFSQALSGAVEMAGEAYQREGKLAGLATRLDDLDQKLGGLHPSDLLILAGRPSMGKTALATNIAFNVARNYRWEPTPDGGRKTVDGGVVAFYSLEMSAEQLAMRILADASGVSSDKLRKGEIDASDFGKIRDAAIEIGESPLYIDATGGLSISKLAARARRLKRMENGLDLIVVDYLQLVTTGDNSQKNRVQEVSEITGGLKALAKELNVPIIALSQLSRQVEQREDKRPQLSDLRESGSIEQDADCVMFVYRESYYLGRAEPREGTEEHLKWQEDMDRLQHQAEVVIGKQRHGPIGIVKLAFDSNTTRFGNLAHDGRYGGAYADIPE from the coding sequence ATGAACGCGTTCGCCCCCCTGCCCTATGATTCCGCCCACGACCCCGTGCAGGTGTCGTCCATGCCCCACAACCTGGAGGCGGAACAGGCCCTGCTGGGCTCGCTGATGTTCGACAACGCCGTGTTCGAGCGCCTGTCGGACCGACTGCGCGGCAGCCATTTCTACGAGCCCTTCCACCAGCGCCTGTTCGACGCGATCGAGGACCATATCCGGCAGGGCCTGCTGGCCGAGCCGACCATCCTGATGGAGCGGTTCAAGCAGGACCCGGCTTTTCAGGAGTTCGGCGGTCTGCGCTATCTCGCCGACCTGGTGGACCGTGCCCCGCCCGCGGCCAACGCCCCCGACTACGCCCGCGTCGTCTATGATCTGGCTTTGCGCCGCGAGCTGATCCGCATCGGCGGCGAGATCATCAAGGAGGCGCCCAACCCCGAGACGCCCGCCGACGAACAAATCGAACAGGCCGAACAGACGCTGTATTCCCTGGCCGAGACGGGCAAGCCGTCGTCGGGCTTCGTGTCCTTCTCGCAGGCGCTGTCGGGCGCCGTCGAAATGGCGGGCGAGGCCTATCAGCGCGAGGGCAAGCTGGCGGGCCTGGCCACCCGTCTGGACGATCTGGACCAGAAGCTGGGCGGCCTGCACCCCTCCGACCTTCTGATCCTCGCGGGCCGTCCGTCGATGGGTAAGACGGCGCTGGCGACCAACATCGCCTTCAACGTCGCCCGCAACTATCGCTGGGAGCCGACGCCGGACGGCGGGCGCAAGACCGTCGACGGCGGCGTCGTCGCCTTCTACTCGCTGGAAATGAGCGCCGAACAGCTGGCCATGCGTATCCTGGCCGATGCGTCGGGCGTGTCCTCGGACAAGCTGCGTAAGGGCGAGATCGACGCCTCGGACTTCGGCAAGATTCGCGACGCCGCCATCGAGATCGGCGAAAGCCCGCTCTACATCGACGCCACCGGCGGCCTGTCCATCTCCAAGCTGGCGGCGCGCGCGCGCCGGCTGAAGCGGATGGAAAACGGTCTGGACCTGATCGTGGTCGACTACCTCCAGCTCGTCACCACCGGCGACAACAGCCAGAAAAACCGGGTGCAGGAAGTCTCCGAGATCACCGGCGGCCTGAAGGCGCTGGCCAAGGAGCTGAACGTCCCCATCATCGCCCTGTCGCAGCTATCGCGTCAGGTCGAGCAGCGCGAGGACAAGCGGCCGCAACTGTCCGACCTGCGGGAATCGGGCTCGATCGAGCAGGACGCCGACTGCGTCATGTTCGTCTATCGCGAAAGCTACTACCTGGGCCGCGCCGAGCCGCGCGAAGGCACCGAAGAACACCTGAAGTGGCAGGAAGACATGGACCGCCTGCAGCACCAGGCCGAGGTGGTCATCGGCAAGCAACGTCACGGCCCCATCGGCATCGTCAAGCTGGCGTTCGATTCCAACACCACCCGCTTCGGCAACCTGGCCCACGACGGCCGCTACGGCGGCGCCTATGCGGATATCCCGGAGTAG
- the alr gene encoding alanine racemase — MTSPALAPAVLNVDLDALARNYRTLETVTGRPVNPVVKADGYGLGAAAVARRLMAEGARTFFVARAAEGVRLREAIGPEPIIYILDGCHGDGAAMLKASNLRPVINHPTQLQTWQAAGGGACALQLDTGMNRLGFRVEDAPEPFEGLELVMTHLACADEPSNPLNRAQRDAFAAAVQRYPGVTRSFANSGGCFLGPDFAFDVVRPGICLYGGGPEGRPHEKIAPVASLIAQAVQVRDVPAGETVGYSQGYKAERPMRVATCGAGYADGVLRSYSPRGQVFIAGEMRPIIGRVSMDVLAVDVTGLDVTAGDPVEIYGANRLIDDAAAAAGTISYELLTSITPRVPRVYKG, encoded by the coding sequence ATGACCTCCCCCGCCCTTGCTCCCGCCGTCCTCAACGTCGATCTGGACGCGCTCGCCCGCAACTATCGCACGCTTGAAACCGTGACCGGCCGTCCCGTCAATCCGGTCGTGAAGGCCGACGGCTACGGCTTGGGCGCCGCCGCCGTGGCGCGTCGACTGATGGCCGAGGGCGCGCGCACCTTCTTCGTCGCCCGCGCGGCCGAGGGCGTGCGTCTGCGCGAGGCCATCGGGCCCGAGCCGATCATCTACATTCTGGACGGTTGCCACGGCGATGGGGCCGCCATGCTCAAGGCCTCGAACCTGCGGCCCGTCATCAACCACCCGACCCAGCTTCAGACCTGGCAGGCGGCGGGCGGCGGCGCCTGCGCCCTGCAACTGGACACCGGCATGAACCGGCTGGGCTTCCGCGTCGAGGACGCGCCTGAACCGTTCGAGGGCCTCGAACTGGTGATGACCCACCTGGCCTGCGCCGACGAACCGTCTAACCCGCTGAACCGCGCCCAGCGCGACGCCTTCGCCGCGGCGGTCCAGCGCTATCCCGGCGTGACGCGCTCCTTCGCCAACTCGGGGGGCTGCTTCCTGGGCCCGGACTTCGCCTTCGACGTGGTGCGGCCGGGCATCTGCCTGTACGGCGGCGGGCCGGAAGGCCGACCGCATGAGAAGATCGCCCCCGTCGCCAGCCTGATCGCCCAGGCGGTGCAGGTGCGCGACGTGCCGGCAGGCGAAACGGTCGGCTATTCGCAGGGCTACAAGGCGGAAAGGCCCATGCGCGTGGCGACCTGCGGCGCCGGCTACGCCGACGGCGTGCTGCGGTCCTACAGCCCCAGGGGACAGGTCTTCATCGCGGGCGAGATGCGGCCGATCATCGGCCGGGTGTCGATGGACGTGCTGGCCGTCGACGTGACCGGCCTGGACGTCACGGCGGGCGATCCGGTCGAGATCTACGGCGCCAACCGCCTGATCGACGACGCGGCTGCGGCGGCCGGGACCATCAGCTATGAGTTGCTGACCTCGATCACCCCGCGAGTGCCTCGCGTCTACAAGGGCTGA